The following coding sequences are from one Manis pentadactyla isolate mManPen7 chromosome 13, mManPen7.hap1, whole genome shotgun sequence window:
- the LOC118928697 gene encoding olfactory receptor 14A16-like yields MSPSTTNLKAVTEFILTGYSTNENMYILYSVLFILIYFFALMENVLIIMIITLDKHLCSPMYFFLKNLSFLDLCLVTFTIPKSIANSLTHSNSISFLGCVAQVFLLIFLATVELNLLIVMLFDRYAAICHPLHYKVIMNVNMCVQLTDVSWLGGSLIAIMHTAGTFFLSYCASNVIHQFLCDITQLLAISCSENMIREIVPILINVVLAICCFIFIIVSYVYIFSTVKKMPSTERQSKAFSTCLPHLIVIMLFLSTGFSAYLRPFSQAPSIFDLVISMFYTMAAPTFNSMIYSPRNNAIKKSLGMLLKGLFTQNH; encoded by the coding sequence atgtCTCCAAGCACAACAAATCTCAAAGCTGTGACAGAATTTATCCTCACTGGATATTCTACCAatgaaaatatgtacattttgtACTCAGTGCTCTTCATCTTGATATACTTCTTTGCACTAATGGAAAACGTCCTCATTATCATGATCATAACTTTGGACAAGCATCTCTGctcccccatgtacttcttcctgaagaatttgtccttcttggatctctGCCTAGTTACATTCACAATCCCCAAATCCATTGCCAACTCCTTGACTCACAGTAACTCCATCTCATTTCTTGGCTGTGTAGCCCAGGTGTTTCTGCTTATATTTTTAGCAACTGTAGAGCTGAATCTCCTCATCGTGATGTTATTTGACCGCTATGCTGCCATATGCCACCCCCTGCACTACAAGGTCATCATGAATGTGAATATGTGTGTTCAGTTGACAGACGTGTCCTGGCTGGGTGGGAGTCTGATCGCCATAATGCACACAGCTGGTACCTTCTTCTTATCCTACTGTGCTTCTAACGTGATCCATCAATTTTTGTGTGATATCACACAGTTATTGGCTATTTCTTGCTCAGAAAACATGATAAGAGAGATTGTACCTATCCTCATTAATGTGGTATTGGCTatctgctgttttattttcatcattgttTCCTATGTCTACATCTTCTCCACTGTCAAGAAAATGCCATCAACAGAACGTCAGTCAAAAGCGTTCTCCACTTGCCTTCCACATCTGATTGTGATTATGTTATTTCTCTCCACTGGTTTCTCTGCTTATCTAAGACCGTTTTCACAGGCCCCTTCCATTTTTGACCTTGTCATTTCTATGTTCTACACCATGGCTGCCCCAACCTTTAATTCCATGATATATAGTCCAAGAAATAATGCCATAAAAAAGTCTCTGGGAATGTTGCTGAAGGGACTATTCACCCAAAATCATTAG